One Pelodiscus sinensis isolate JC-2024 chromosome 24, ASM4963464v1, whole genome shotgun sequence DNA segment encodes these proteins:
- the PRPF3 gene encoding U4/U6 small nuclear ribonucleoprotein Prp3 isoform X1 encodes MSLSKRELDELKPWIEKTVKRVLGFSEPTVVTAALNCVGKGMDKKKAADHLKPFLDDSTLRFVDKLFEAVEEGRSSRHSKSNSDRNRKRELKDVFGDDSEISKESSGVKKRRIPRFEEVEEEPEVIPGPPSESPGMLTKLQIKQMMEAATRQIEERKKQLSFISPPAPQPKTPSSSQPERLPIGNTIQPSQAATFMNDAIEKARKAAELQARIQAQLALKPGLIGNANMVGLANLHAMGIAPPKVELKDQTKPTPLILDEQGRTVDATGKEIELTHRMPTLKANIRAVKREQFKQQLKEKPSEDMESNTYFDPRVSIASSQRQKRTFKFHEKGKFEKIAQRLRTKAQLEKLQAEISQAARKTGIHTSTKLALITPKKELKEGEIPEIEWWDSYIIPNGFDPTSGISSKRDDYFGITNLVEHPAQLNPPVDSDTPVTLGVYLTKKEQKKLRRQTRREAQKELQEKVRLGLMPPPEPKVRISNLMRVLGTEAVQDPTKVEAHVRAQMAKRQKAHEEANAARKLTAEQRKAKKVKKLKEDISQGVHIAVYRVRNLGNPAKKFKIEANAGQLYLTGVVVLHKDVNVVVVEGGPKAQKKFKRLMLHRIKWDEQTSNTKGDDDDESDEESVKKTNKCSLVWEGTAKDRSFGEMKFKQCPTENMAREHFKKHGAEHYWDLALSESVLESTD; translated from the exons ATGTCGCTCTCTAAACGGGAATTGGATGAGCTGAAGCCATGGATCGAGAAGACAGTGAAGCGAGTCCTGGGTTTCTCAGAACCCACTGTGGTCACTGCAGCCTTGAACTGCGTTGGGAAGGGAATGGACAAAAAGAAAGCAGCTG ACCATCTAAAGCCTTTTCTTGATGATTCCACTCTACGGTTTGTTGACAAGCTCTTTGAAGCTGTAGAGGAAGGACGAAGCTCCAGGCACTCAAAATCCAACAGTGACCGAAACCGAAAAAGAGAATTGAAG GATGTGTTTGGTGATGACTCTGAGATCTCCAAGGAGTCTTCCGGCGTGAAGAAGCGGCGTATTCCACGCTTTGAGGAAGTagaggaggagccggaggtgATTCCAGGCCCACCTTCAGAGAGTCCTGGAATGCTGACCAAGCTACAG ATCAAACAGATGATGGAAGCAGCAACACGTCAGATTGAGGAGAGGAAAAAGCAACTGAGTTTCATcagtcctcctgcaccccag CCCAAAACTCCCTCTTCGTCCCAGCCAGAGCGTCTCCCCATCGGCAATACCATTCAGCCCTCTCAGGCAGCCACGTTCATGAATGATGCGATTGAAAAAGCCAGGAAGGCGGCTGAGCTACAGGCCCGAATCCAGGCTCAGCTGGCTTTGAAACCAGGGCTCATTGGCAATGCCAACATGGTGGGGTTGGCAAATCTGCATGCAATGGGAATTGCACCTCC GAAAGTAGAGCTCAAGGACCAGACAAAGCCTACCCCGTTGATCCTGGATGAACAAGGCCGAACTGTTGATGCAACTGGTAAAGAGATTGAGTTGACTCACCGTATGCCGACCCTAAAAGCGAACATCCGGGCTGTGAAGAGGGAGCAGTTTAAACAGCAGCTTAAAGAAAAGCCTTCTGAAGATATGGAATCCAACACTTACTTTGATCCCCGGGTCTCCATAGCCTCATCCCAACGTCAGAAACGCACCTTTAAATTCCATGAAAAAGGCAAATTTGAAAAAATTGCACAGAGGTTACGAACAAAG GCTCAACTAGAAAAGCTGCAGGCTGAGATCTCCCAGGCTGCCAGAAAGACCGGGATCCACACCTCTACCAAATTAGCTCTTATCACTCCCAAAAAGGAGCTGAAAGAAGGGGAGATCCCTGAGATAGAGTGGTGGGATTCGTATATCATCCCGAATGGCTTTGATCC AACATCTGGAATCTCCTCTAAACGAGATGACTACTTTGGGATCACAAATCTTGTGGAACACCCAGCACAGCTAAACCCACCAG TGGACAGTGACACACCAGTGACTCTGGGCGTTTACTTAACTAAAAAAGAGCAGAAGAAGTTACGGCGTCAGACTCGGAGAGAAGCACAGAAGGAACTGCAAGAGAAAGTCCGACTGGGCCTAATGCCGCCTCCAGAACCAAAAG TAAGAATTTCTAACCTGATGCGAGTACTGGGGACAGAAGCTGTTCAGGACCCCACAAAAGTGGAAGCTCACGTTAGAGCGCAGATGGCAAAGAGACAGAA AGCTCATGAAGAGGCAAATGCTGCACGAAAACTAACAGCAGAACAGAGAAAAGCAAAGAAGGTTAAAAAACTGAAAGAAGATATTTCACAGGGAGTGCATATAGCTGTGTACAG AGTCAGAAATCTAGGCAACCCagcaaaaaaattcaaaattgaaGCAAATGCTGGGCAGCTGTACTTAACAGGAGTGGTGGTTTTACACAAAGATGTCAACGTGGTGGTGGTAGAAGGAG gtccaaaagcacagaagaaatttaaaCGTCTTATGCTCCATCGAATAAAATGGGATGAACAGACATCAAACACAAAGGGAGATG ATGATGATGAATCTGACGAGGAGTCTGttaaaaagacaaacaaatgCTCTCTGGTGTGGGAG GGTACAGCGAAGGATCGCAGCTTTGGTGAAATGAAATTTAAGCAGTGCCCCACTGAAAACATGGCACGGGAGCACTTTAAAAAACACGGAGCTGAGCATTACTGGGACTTGGCTCTGAGCGAATCCGTGTTGGAATCCACGGACTGA
- the PRPF3 gene encoding U4/U6 small nuclear ribonucleoprotein Prp3 isoform X2: protein MSLSKRELDELKPWIEKTVKRVLGFSEPTVVTAALNCVGKGMDKKKAADHLKPFLDDSTLRFVDKLFEAVEEGRSSRHSKSNSDRNRKRELKDVFGDDSEISKESSGVKKRRIPRFEEVEEEPEVIPGPPSESPGMLTKLQIKQMMEAATRQIEERKKQLSFISPPAPQPKTPSSSQPERLPIGNTIQPSQAATFMNDAIEKARKAAELQARIQAQLALKPGLIGNANMVGLANLHAMGIAPPKVELKDQTKPTPLILDEQGRTVDATGKEIELTHRMPTLKANIRAVKREQFKQQLKEKPSEDMESNTYFDPRVSIASSQRQKRTFKFHEKGKFEKIAQRLRTKAQLEKLQAEISQAARKTGIHTSTKLALITPKKELKEGEIPEIEWWDSYIIPNGFDPTSGISSKRDDYFGITNLVEHPAQLNPPVDSDTPVTLGVYLTKKEQKKLRRQTRREAQKELQEKVRLGLMPPPEPKVRISNLMRVLGTEAVQDPTKVEAHVRAQMAKRQKAHEEANAARKLTAEQRKAKKVKKLKEDISQGVHIAVYRVRNLGNPAKKFKIEANAGQLYLTGVVVLHKDVNVVVVEGGPKAQKKFKRLMLHRIKWDEQTSNTKGDDDESDEESVKKTNKCSLVWEGTAKDRSFGEMKFKQCPTENMAREHFKKHGAEHYWDLALSESVLESTD, encoded by the exons ATGTCGCTCTCTAAACGGGAATTGGATGAGCTGAAGCCATGGATCGAGAAGACAGTGAAGCGAGTCCTGGGTTTCTCAGAACCCACTGTGGTCACTGCAGCCTTGAACTGCGTTGGGAAGGGAATGGACAAAAAGAAAGCAGCTG ACCATCTAAAGCCTTTTCTTGATGATTCCACTCTACGGTTTGTTGACAAGCTCTTTGAAGCTGTAGAGGAAGGACGAAGCTCCAGGCACTCAAAATCCAACAGTGACCGAAACCGAAAAAGAGAATTGAAG GATGTGTTTGGTGATGACTCTGAGATCTCCAAGGAGTCTTCCGGCGTGAAGAAGCGGCGTATTCCACGCTTTGAGGAAGTagaggaggagccggaggtgATTCCAGGCCCACCTTCAGAGAGTCCTGGAATGCTGACCAAGCTACAG ATCAAACAGATGATGGAAGCAGCAACACGTCAGATTGAGGAGAGGAAAAAGCAACTGAGTTTCATcagtcctcctgcaccccag CCCAAAACTCCCTCTTCGTCCCAGCCAGAGCGTCTCCCCATCGGCAATACCATTCAGCCCTCTCAGGCAGCCACGTTCATGAATGATGCGATTGAAAAAGCCAGGAAGGCGGCTGAGCTACAGGCCCGAATCCAGGCTCAGCTGGCTTTGAAACCAGGGCTCATTGGCAATGCCAACATGGTGGGGTTGGCAAATCTGCATGCAATGGGAATTGCACCTCC GAAAGTAGAGCTCAAGGACCAGACAAAGCCTACCCCGTTGATCCTGGATGAACAAGGCCGAACTGTTGATGCAACTGGTAAAGAGATTGAGTTGACTCACCGTATGCCGACCCTAAAAGCGAACATCCGGGCTGTGAAGAGGGAGCAGTTTAAACAGCAGCTTAAAGAAAAGCCTTCTGAAGATATGGAATCCAACACTTACTTTGATCCCCGGGTCTCCATAGCCTCATCCCAACGTCAGAAACGCACCTTTAAATTCCATGAAAAAGGCAAATTTGAAAAAATTGCACAGAGGTTACGAACAAAG GCTCAACTAGAAAAGCTGCAGGCTGAGATCTCCCAGGCTGCCAGAAAGACCGGGATCCACACCTCTACCAAATTAGCTCTTATCACTCCCAAAAAGGAGCTGAAAGAAGGGGAGATCCCTGAGATAGAGTGGTGGGATTCGTATATCATCCCGAATGGCTTTGATCC AACATCTGGAATCTCCTCTAAACGAGATGACTACTTTGGGATCACAAATCTTGTGGAACACCCAGCACAGCTAAACCCACCAG TGGACAGTGACACACCAGTGACTCTGGGCGTTTACTTAACTAAAAAAGAGCAGAAGAAGTTACGGCGTCAGACTCGGAGAGAAGCACAGAAGGAACTGCAAGAGAAAGTCCGACTGGGCCTAATGCCGCCTCCAGAACCAAAAG TAAGAATTTCTAACCTGATGCGAGTACTGGGGACAGAAGCTGTTCAGGACCCCACAAAAGTGGAAGCTCACGTTAGAGCGCAGATGGCAAAGAGACAGAA AGCTCATGAAGAGGCAAATGCTGCACGAAAACTAACAGCAGAACAGAGAAAAGCAAAGAAGGTTAAAAAACTGAAAGAAGATATTTCACAGGGAGTGCATATAGCTGTGTACAG AGTCAGAAATCTAGGCAACCCagcaaaaaaattcaaaattgaaGCAAATGCTGGGCAGCTGTACTTAACAGGAGTGGTGGTTTTACACAAAGATGTCAACGTGGTGGTGGTAGAAGGAG gtccaaaagcacagaagaaatttaaaCGTCTTATGCTCCATCGAATAAAATGGGATGAACAGACATCAAACACAAAGGG agATGATGATGAATCTGACGAGGAGTCTGttaaaaagacaaacaaatgCTCTCTGGTGTGGGAG GGTACAGCGAAGGATCGCAGCTTTGGTGAAATGAAATTTAAGCAGTGCCCCACTGAAAACATGGCACGGGAGCACTTTAAAAAACACGGAGCTGAGCATTACTGGGACTTGGCTCTGAGCGAATCCGTGTTGGAATCCACGGACTGA
- the PRPF3 gene encoding U4/U6 small nuclear ribonucleoprotein Prp3 isoform X3: MLTKLQIKQMMEAATRQIEERKKQLSFISPPAPQPKTPSSSQPERLPIGNTIQPSQAATFMNDAIEKARKAAELQARIQAQLALKPGLIGNANMVGLANLHAMGIAPPKVELKDQTKPTPLILDEQGRTVDATGKEIELTHRMPTLKANIRAVKREQFKQQLKEKPSEDMESNTYFDPRVSIASSQRQKRTFKFHEKGKFEKIAQRLRTKAQLEKLQAEISQAARKTGIHTSTKLALITPKKELKEGEIPEIEWWDSYIIPNGFDPTSGISSKRDDYFGITNLVEHPAQLNPPVDSDTPVTLGVYLTKKEQKKLRRQTRREAQKELQEKVRLGLMPPPEPKVRISNLMRVLGTEAVQDPTKVEAHVRAQMAKRQKAHEEANAARKLTAEQRKAKKVKKLKEDISQGVHIAVYRVRNLGNPAKKFKIEANAGQLYLTGVVVLHKDVNVVVVEGGPKAQKKFKRLMLHRIKWDEQTSNTKGDDDDESDEESVKKTNKCSLVWEGTAKDRSFGEMKFKQCPTENMAREHFKKHGAEHYWDLALSESVLESTD; the protein is encoded by the exons ATGCTGACCAAGCTACAG ATCAAACAGATGATGGAAGCAGCAACACGTCAGATTGAGGAGAGGAAAAAGCAACTGAGTTTCATcagtcctcctgcaccccag CCCAAAACTCCCTCTTCGTCCCAGCCAGAGCGTCTCCCCATCGGCAATACCATTCAGCCCTCTCAGGCAGCCACGTTCATGAATGATGCGATTGAAAAAGCCAGGAAGGCGGCTGAGCTACAGGCCCGAATCCAGGCTCAGCTGGCTTTGAAACCAGGGCTCATTGGCAATGCCAACATGGTGGGGTTGGCAAATCTGCATGCAATGGGAATTGCACCTCC GAAAGTAGAGCTCAAGGACCAGACAAAGCCTACCCCGTTGATCCTGGATGAACAAGGCCGAACTGTTGATGCAACTGGTAAAGAGATTGAGTTGACTCACCGTATGCCGACCCTAAAAGCGAACATCCGGGCTGTGAAGAGGGAGCAGTTTAAACAGCAGCTTAAAGAAAAGCCTTCTGAAGATATGGAATCCAACACTTACTTTGATCCCCGGGTCTCCATAGCCTCATCCCAACGTCAGAAACGCACCTTTAAATTCCATGAAAAAGGCAAATTTGAAAAAATTGCACAGAGGTTACGAACAAAG GCTCAACTAGAAAAGCTGCAGGCTGAGATCTCCCAGGCTGCCAGAAAGACCGGGATCCACACCTCTACCAAATTAGCTCTTATCACTCCCAAAAAGGAGCTGAAAGAAGGGGAGATCCCTGAGATAGAGTGGTGGGATTCGTATATCATCCCGAATGGCTTTGATCC AACATCTGGAATCTCCTCTAAACGAGATGACTACTTTGGGATCACAAATCTTGTGGAACACCCAGCACAGCTAAACCCACCAG TGGACAGTGACACACCAGTGACTCTGGGCGTTTACTTAACTAAAAAAGAGCAGAAGAAGTTACGGCGTCAGACTCGGAGAGAAGCACAGAAGGAACTGCAAGAGAAAGTCCGACTGGGCCTAATGCCGCCTCCAGAACCAAAAG TAAGAATTTCTAACCTGATGCGAGTACTGGGGACAGAAGCTGTTCAGGACCCCACAAAAGTGGAAGCTCACGTTAGAGCGCAGATGGCAAAGAGACAGAA AGCTCATGAAGAGGCAAATGCTGCACGAAAACTAACAGCAGAACAGAGAAAAGCAAAGAAGGTTAAAAAACTGAAAGAAGATATTTCACAGGGAGTGCATATAGCTGTGTACAG AGTCAGAAATCTAGGCAACCCagcaaaaaaattcaaaattgaaGCAAATGCTGGGCAGCTGTACTTAACAGGAGTGGTGGTTTTACACAAAGATGTCAACGTGGTGGTGGTAGAAGGAG gtccaaaagcacagaagaaatttaaaCGTCTTATGCTCCATCGAATAAAATGGGATGAACAGACATCAAACACAAAGGGAGATG ATGATGATGAATCTGACGAGGAGTCTGttaaaaagacaaacaaatgCTCTCTGGTGTGGGAG GGTACAGCGAAGGATCGCAGCTTTGGTGAAATGAAATTTAAGCAGTGCCCCACTGAAAACATGGCACGGGAGCACTTTAAAAAACACGGAGCTGAGCATTACTGGGACTTGGCTCTGAGCGAATCCGTGTTGGAATCCACGGACTGA